A stretch of DNA from Aliarcobacter thereius LMG 24486:
CAACTTGGTCGTGGTGAACCTATGAAAGATACTTCAAGAGTAATTTCAAGAATGGTTGATATGGTTATGATTAGAACATTTGAGCAAGAAAAACTTGAAGAGTTTGCTAGATATTCTAAAGTTCCTGTTATAAATGGACTTACAGATAAACTTCACCCAATACAACTAATGGCTGATTATCTTACGATTATGGAAGAAGGTTTAGACAAAGATTTAGTTGTTGCATATATTGGAGATGGAAACAATATGGCTCACTCTTGGCTAAATATGGCGGCAAAACTAGGTTTTGAACTAAGAATTGCAACTCCAAAAAACTATCAAGTAGATAGAGAAGTTTTAAAATTAGCTTTAGAAGAAGCTAAAAAATCTGGTGCGAAAATAACTCTTGGTTTTGATCCTCAAGAAGCCGTAAAAGATGCAACAGTTGTTACAACAGATACTTGGATTTCAATGGGTCAAGAAGCTGAAAAAAATATGAGAATCAAAGATTTTAGAGGATTCATTGTAAATGAAGAGCTTATGAAACTAGCTTCAAAAAAAGCTATATTTTTACACTGTTTACCAGCTTATAGAGATTATGAAGTTAGTGAAGATGTACTTGAAGGAGCTCAAAGTAGAGTTTTCCAAGAAGCAGAAAATAGACTTCATGCTCAAAAAGGTATTATGGTTTGGCTTGATCAAAGAAGAGATAAATAATGATAGATTTTGCCAAGTTTGTAAAATATTCTAAACCAGGACCAAGATATACTTCATATCCAACGGCTCCTGAGTTTAGTGAAAGTTTTACAAAAGAAGATTTAAAAAACTACTTCAAAAAACAAGATAGAAAAAGAAATCTATCTCTATATTTTCATCTACCTTTTTGTAGAAGTGCCTGTTATTTTTGTGGATGTAATACAATTTTTACATCAAAAGAAGATAAAAAAACAAGATATATTGACTATATAAAAAGAGAACTTGATATTTTAAAAAATCATATTGATACTTCAAGAGTTGTGAGTCAAATGCACTTTGGTGGTGGAACTCCAACTTTTTTCTCTCCTTCTCAACTTGAGGATTTAATTTCTAAAATAAAAGAAGTTTTTCCAAACTTTTCAAATGATGCTGAAATATCTTGTGAAATTGATCCAAGGTTTTTTACAAAAGAGCATATGGATGTTTTAAAAGCTGGTGGTTGTAATCGTGTAAGCTTTGGAGTTCAAGACTTAAATGAAACTGTACAAAAAACAATTCATAGAGTTCAACCATTTGAGCTTACAAAAAATGTTATAAAAATAGCTAGAGAAGCTGGAATTAAATCTATAAATACAGATTTAATTTATGGTTTACCACACCAAACAAAAGAGAGTTTTCAAGATACTTTAGAAAAAATGCTTACTTTAAGTCCAGATAGATTTGCAGTATTTAATTATGCTCATGTTCCTTGGCTTATGAAAACTATGAGAAAGTTTGATGAATCAACTTTCCCAACTCCACATGAAAAGCTAGAGATGCTTAAATCTACAATAGATTTCTTTACAACAAATGGCTATAAAATGGTAGGAATGGATCACTTTGCAAAACCAGAAGATGAACTTTTTAAAGCTATTGAAAAAGGTGAGCTTCATAGAAATTTCCAAGGATATACCACAAAAGGTGGAGCTGATTTAATAGGAATTGGTGTTACTTCTATTGGAAATGGAGTTGATTATTATGCACAAAACTTTAAAAATCTTGAAGAGTGGGAAAATGCAATAGATAAAGGAGAACTTCCTGTATTTAAAGGCTATAAACTATCAGATGATGATATTTTAAGACAATATGTAATTATGGAACTTATGAGTAATTTCTCTTTAAATATTAAAAAAGTAGAAGATGAATTTAAAATAGTTTTCAAAGATTATTTTGCTGATGCTTTAAATGCTTTAAAAGAGTTTGAAGATGCAGAACTGCTAAAAATATTTGATGATAAAATTGAAGTTTATCAAACAGGAACAATGCTCATAAGAAATATTTGTATGCCTTTTGATGCTTATTTAAACAATATACCTGAAGAGAAAAGAAGATTCTCTAAAACCATTTAATAATTTTAAACTTTCCTTAAGAAAAAAATATATAAAATTACCCCTTTAAAGGTACTATTTAGCACCTTAAAGGGGAGAAAAATATGAGAAAAGCATCTTTTTCAGTTGAAAGAAGAACTGAACAAACAGATATACACACACAAAGATTAAATGGTCACAATAGTGCTATTTTTGAAAATAGTAGTTTTAATTACTTTAAAAGTTACTATGTTTATGATAAATTCCTAGAATCTGCCAAAGAGAAATATCAACAAACAATCAAACAAAGAATGCAAAAAAGTGCAATAGCAAATATGTTTCAAGAAGCTATTATTTCAATTGATGAAACTCATACACAAAATGACTTGGTTGATCTATTTTTTGATTTAAAGCAAAGATTTGGTGGACATGAATTAATAAATCTTACAATTCATAAAGATGAAGGCTACTTTGTAAAAGATGGAATAAACTATAAACCATATAAAAATATTATAAAAAGAGATGAAGCTTGGTATATAAGTGCTGATGAAAAGAAAGAGATAAAGGCTGAAAACTTCTCTTTAAAAGTAGATATATCATCTTTTACAAAAGTTTCAAATCCTCATGCTCATGCTATTTTTTCTATGTTTGATTTTAAACTTGGAAGAAATGCCCGAATGCAAAAAAAAGATATGGTTGAGAGATTAAAACTTGTAGCTGATATTTTAAAACTAGAGTATGCTCCACAAAAAATCTATAAAATTCTTGATAGTAATATTGATATTACAGGAGTAAAAGAGCAAGAGTTAAAATCATTGGAGTTTAAAATAGAAGCTAGGAATAAAGAGCTATTTAGAATAAATAACTCTATTGCAGAAAAAGAGTATATTTTAGATGAATTAGTCCAAAAAGTAACTCTTAAAAAAACAAAATTCAACTCTTTGGCTGATAAAATTTCTTTAAAAAATAGAGAATTTGAAGATTTAATTACACTAATTCTCACAAAAGAAGATGAAATAGATAATTTACAAAATAAAATAACAGAAAAAAACTCAGATATCTCTGTACTAGATGTAAAAATAAAAGAGAAAGAGTTTATTTTAGAAGAGTTAAAACAAGAGATAGAATCAGCAAATCATCTAAAAAGTATTTAAAAAAAATAAAAAAAGATGAAGCAAAAGCCTCATCTTCTAAAAGCTTATAAAAGCTCTTTTCTTAGTGTTTCATTTGATTTTATAGATAAAAGTGCTGGTGCAACATCTAAAACAGATTTAGCTCCAAATTCACCTTTTAAAGCCATTTTATAAACAGCTCTTGTATAAGCCACAATTACACTTGCTGTAAATTCTGGATTGCTATCAAGTTTTAAAGAGTATTCAATAACTTGATTTATATTCTCACTACTATTTCCACTTCTTATTACAAACCCACCGTGAGGCATTGTGTTGTGATTTTTATCAAACTCTTCTTGGCTTATAAAGTTTACACTTGTATCATAAGGTTCAAAGTAGTTTGGCATAGTTTTAATCTCATTTTCAATTTTTGAAGCATCAGCTCCATCTTTTAAAACTATAAAACACTCTCTTGTGTGTTTATCTTTTGTACTTAAACTTGGTCTTACTCCACTTCTTACTTCTTCTATTGCTTTTGTTGATGGAAGAGTATATTGAACTCCTGCTTTTACTCCTTCAACTCTTCTAATAGCATCAGAATGCCCTTGACTTAAGCCTTTTCCCCAAAATGTATAAGTTTCTCCATCTGGTAAAAGAGCTTCTCCAAAAAGTCTATTTATTGAAAACATTCCAGGATCCCAACCAACAGAAATCATAGCTATTTTTTTACTTTTTTGTGCAACTGCATCTACACTTGCAAAATATTCAGGTATTTGTGCATGGTTATCATAGCTATCAACTGTATTAAAATATTGTGCAAACTCTGGAGTTTGTACAGGTAAATCATCTTTTGAACCACCACAAAGAATCAAAACATCTATTTTGTCTTTAAAATCTAATATATTTTCTACACTATATACAGGAGTATTTATTGTTTTTACACTTTTTGGATCTCTTCTTGAGAATACTGCTTCTAAGCTCATATCAGGATTTTTTAGAATAGACAATTCTACACCTTTTCCTAAATTTCCATATCCTAAAATTGCAACTTTAATTTTGTTACTCATAGGTTTTACTCCTTTTTTAAATTTAATCAAATTTTCAAGTGATTATTCTACATTTTTTTTTATTTTATAAAACTTAACTAATTATTTTGTTCTTTAAATCCTCTAATAAACTCTCTAAAGAAAACTAAGAAGATTGATAGTATAAATCCTGTAACAAATGCAACTGCTACAATTAATGATTTTTTTGGTTTTACAGGAAAATCATTTAATATAATATCTCCAACTATTTTCGTATTTTTATAGTTGTGTGGTAAAAGAAGAAGCTCTACAATTTTTTTATTTTCATCTAGTTTATACAAAGTAGTTGTCAATAACTCATCTTTTCTATTTTCTAATTCAAAATTTTGAATAGTTATATTATTTATAGATGATGATATATCTTTCTTTTCCATAAGTTTTAAAGCAGCTAAAGATGGATCTAGTGAATCAATTTTTTTTAAATTATCATCTACTAATTTTAATTGTTTTTGTAAATCTTCTAATAGTTTTAAATTATTTTCAAGTTTCTTATCTATTAATGCAACTGATTTTGATTTTATATCTGAAATCTTTAAATCAATATTCTTTAACTCTAACTCTTTTTGTTTCTTTATATCATCTAATATTTTTTCATGTTCATTTTGTACATAGCTTAAAACTCTTAATATCTCTTTTACTGCTTCTTCATTTGAAATAGCTTCACTTTTTATTTCTAAAAAATCTTTTACACCTTTTACGCTTTTTGTAGAAGTGATTTTTGAAATTCTATCTTTTTGATTTTCTTCCATATCAATAAAAATTGTAGATAATTTCTTTTCTAATATAACTGCATCATCTACTGAAATTTTACTTGTATTATTTAATCTATACTCTCCAATTTCTATCAAAGCTTTTGCTTCATATATTGGTGTTTTTGTATATGCATAAATTCCAGCCAAAATTGTAACTATAGCTGTAAATACAACTATAAAAACCTTGTTTTTCCAAAGAGTTAGAAACAACTCTCTTAAATCTATTTCATCTTCTTGGATAATGTTTCTATTATTTTCTTGCATTTTTTTCCTTTTTTATTTATTTTTATATCCATTTGGATTTTTATTTTGCCAATTCCAGCTAGATTTACACATATCTTCAAGATTAAATTTTGCTTCCCAGTCTAAAATCTCTTTTGCTTTCTTTGGATTTGCATAACAACTTGCAATATCACCTGCACGTCTATCTACAATTTTATATGATACTTTTTTACCACTTGCTCTTTCAAAAGCTTTTATCATATCAAGTACACTATATCCAGTGCCTGTTCCTATATTGATTTTTGAGTTTTCAAAGCTATAGTTACTACTATTTAAATACTCTATAGCTTTTACATGAGCATTTGCCAAATCAACTACATGGATATAATCTCTTACTCCCGTACCATCTTTTGTTTCATAATCACTTCCAAATACACTTAGCTCTTTTAATTTACCAACAGCAACTTGAGAGATATATGGCATAAGATTATTTGGTATTCCATTTGGATTTTCACCTATAAGTCCACTTTCATGTGCACCTACTGGATTAAAATATCTTAAAATAGCAATTTTAAAGCTATTATCACTTATATATAAATCCTCTAATATTCTTTCAATCATATATTTACTAGTTCCATATGGATTTGTAGTAGCTCCAACATCAAAGCTCTCATCTATTGGACAGCTTTTTGGATTTCCATATACTGTTGCACTAGAAGAAAATACTATCTTTTTACAATCAAATTCACGCATCACTTCAAGCAGTTTAATAGTTCCTACAACATTGTTATCATAATATTTTAGTGGTTTTGCAACACTCTCTCCTACAGCTTTAAGTCCAGCAAAGTGAATAACAGAGTCTATACTATATGTTTTAAAAACTTTTCTCAAAGCTTTTTTATCTCGTATATCACCTTTTACAAATTTAATTTTTGCTCCTGTTATCTTTTTAACTCTTTTTAGAGCCTCTTTTGAAGAGTTTGACAAATTGTCATAAACTACAAAATCAAAGTTTGCTTTTTTTAGTTCTACTAAAGTATGAGTTGCTATATAACCTGCCCCACCTGTGATAAGTATCATTTTGTTTCCTTTTTTATATTATCTTGTTTAGTTTTATATTTCTGATTTGGGCTTTTTGGTCTATCTGGAATAGTTAATTCAATTAATTTAATCTCCAAAAGATGTCTAATGGCATTTTTCAAGCTACCTGATAAACTTTTCAAGCCTAATTTTTGAACCAATTGTGCCGATGAGAGATTTTCAATACTTAAAAATTCTAAAACTTTTTTTTCTGTATCATTCAAATATACTTGGGCTTCTACTTGGGCTTCTACTTGGGCTTCTACTTGGGCTTCTTTTTTTTCCAAATAAAAAGTAGTTAAGCTTGTATCCATATCTGTCTTAAAGTCTATTGGTATATCTGTATATGTTTTCCATCCATCTATCATTTTATCAAATCCATATCCAGCATTTTCAGCAAGTTTTACTACACGGAAAAGCTTTGCTAAAATTGGATTTCGTGGCATTGAAGTATCACTATGAAGAAAATACTCTATTGGTTTTGGATAACTTCCAGCGTTAAAAAACTCTATTTTATCGCTAAAAACTCTTATTCTTGATTTTATAGGTGAAAAATAATCAGCATGCATAAGCATATTTACAAGAGCTTCTCTTAGTGCATCAATATAAGGATAGTTTTCTTTAGCAAAACCCATATTATCGAGTTTAAAAGGTTTATCTATTCTCATAGTTATTCTCTCAAAAAGTATGAAATAATAATCCCAAAGATTTTCTTGCTCTGGAAGTCTATATGTGTATCTAGTTTTAGCATCAGATATACTATTTCCTGGAATTTCAAACAAATCTATTCTGAAATCTACAAAATATCTTTGAATACTATCTCTTGTTCCAAAAAAAAGAAGTCCCGCATATGTTGGTTTACCATCGATTAGAACTAAAACTTTATGTAAAAACTCTTCCATATTTAGTTTATTGTAGTTTGAAGTTGGATTTGATATTTGTAAATACTCTTTATATTGGTTTAGAGAAATTGATGATAGATTTTCAATAGAATAGTTTTCTATAGTTTCAGAAGTTTTTGTTCCAAAACTTTGGTCTCTAAACATAGTATCTATCTCTTCTTTTGTAGCTCTTCTATCTGCACTTCCACTTCTTATAAAACTATTTGATAAACTATTAAAATAGACTGGTTTTTGTTTTGAAATAGGTATATAAAAAGCTAAAACTATTTTATCATCAAAATTGTATTTATAAGAATTTACTCTTATTTTTATATTGAACTTTTCTCCATTTAAACTATTTAAAAACTCATGTTCAATTTTGGAAGGATTAGAAACTCCAAATATATTAAAAATACCATTTTTTTCTTCTATTCCAAATATAAGCCAACCACCAGCAGTATTTGAAAAAGCACTCACACTCTCCCAAGCACTTTTTGGTACTCCACCAATTGCAAGTTTTACTTCAAAATCTTCCCACTCTATATCTTGAAGTCTATTTTGTAGCTCTTGTTGTGTCATTTTTTCTTTCACCATTTTTTATTAGTTTATATCTTCTCAAATCTATTACAAAGTATTTGTAAAATTTTTTCTTGTGTTTTTAAACTAGAGATAGTTGTCAGTTTTTTTACCAATCTTTCTTTAGAAATAGTTCTTATTTGTTGGCATAAAAGAATTGATGGTTTTTCTAATTCATGTTCTAAAAAAAGTTCATTTGGATATATTTTTCTTCCATTTTTCAATGAAGTTATTGGAATAATAGTTAAAATATCTAAAATATTTTCATATTCATTTGATATTATTAAAACTGGTCTTGTACCTTTTTGCTCTCTTCCTATGGTAGGATTTAAATCTGCTAAATAAATATCATATTGTTTCATCTATTTTTCTTCAAAATCAATATATTTAAAATCATTTGAAATCTCTTCCATATCTTGGATATATAATCTATCTTTTGAAGCTTCTATCATATCTTTTTTATATTGTTCTTTCTTACTCTTTTCTATAAGTAGTTCCAAAGAAGTAGATACTAATTCAGAAAAAGAGCTATATTTTTCTGTAAGCTTAGATGAAATAAGAGTATTATACAAATTATCATTTATCGTTACTGTTTTTCTTAACATATTTATCTCCTTTATTATTTATAGTCATACATT
This window harbors:
- the argF gene encoding ornithine carbamoyltransferase: MKHFLSLMDFSKEEILDILALAKKIKDDAKAGKHKDYMPKKILGMIFEKSSTRTRVSFEAGIYELGGVGLFLSSNDIQLGRGEPMKDTSRVISRMVDMVMIRTFEQEKLEEFARYSKVPVINGLTDKLHPIQLMADYLTIMEEGLDKDLVVAYIGDGNNMAHSWLNMAAKLGFELRIATPKNYQVDREVLKLALEEAKKSGAKITLGFDPQEAVKDATVVTTDTWISMGQEAEKNMRIKDFRGFIVNEELMKLASKKAIFLHCLPAYRDYEVSEDVLEGAQSRVFQEAENRLHAQKGIMVWLDQRRDK
- the hemN gene encoding oxygen-independent coproporphyrinogen III oxidase encodes the protein MIDFAKFVKYSKPGPRYTSYPTAPEFSESFTKEDLKNYFKKQDRKRNLSLYFHLPFCRSACYFCGCNTIFTSKEDKKTRYIDYIKRELDILKNHIDTSRVVSQMHFGGGTPTFFSPSQLEDLISKIKEVFPNFSNDAEISCEIDPRFFTKEHMDVLKAGGCNRVSFGVQDLNETVQKTIHRVQPFELTKNVIKIAREAGIKSINTDLIYGLPHQTKESFQDTLEKMLTLSPDRFAVFNYAHVPWLMKTMRKFDESTFPTPHEKLEMLKSTIDFFTTNGYKMVGMDHFAKPEDELFKAIEKGELHRNFQGYTTKGGADLIGIGVTSIGNGVDYYAQNFKNLEEWENAIDKGELPVFKGYKLSDDDILRQYVIMELMSNFSLNIKKVEDEFKIVFKDYFADALNALKEFEDAELLKIFDDKIEVYQTGTMLIRNICMPFDAYLNNIPEEKRRFSKTI
- a CDS encoding diaminopimelate dehydrogenase: MSNKIKVAILGYGNLGKGVELSILKNPDMSLEAVFSRRDPKSVKTINTPVYSVENILDFKDKIDVLILCGGSKDDLPVQTPEFAQYFNTVDSYDNHAQIPEYFASVDAVAQKSKKIAMISVGWDPGMFSINRLFGEALLPDGETYTFWGKGLSQGHSDAIRRVEGVKAGVQYTLPSTKAIEEVRSGVRPSLSTKDKHTRECFIVLKDGADASKIENEIKTMPNYFEPYDTSVNFISQEEFDKNHNTMPHGGFVIRSGNSSENINQVIEYSLKLDSNPEFTASVIVAYTRAVYKMALKGEFGAKSVLDVAPALLSIKSNETLRKELL
- a CDS encoding Wzz/FepE/Etk N-terminal domain-containing protein gives rise to the protein MQENNRNIIQEDEIDLRELFLTLWKNKVFIVVFTAIVTILAGIYAYTKTPIYEAKALIEIGEYRLNNTSKISVDDAVILEKKLSTIFIDMEENQKDRISKITSTKSVKGVKDFLEIKSEAISNEEAVKEILRVLSYVQNEHEKILDDIKKQKELELKNIDLKISDIKSKSVALIDKKLENNLKLLEDLQKQLKLVDDNLKKIDSLDPSLAALKLMEKKDISSSINNITIQNFELENRKDELLTTTLYKLDENKKIVELLLLPHNYKNTKIVGDIILNDFPVKPKKSLIVAVAFVTGFILSIFLVFFREFIRGFKEQNN
- the galE gene encoding UDP-glucose 4-epimerase GalE, whose amino-acid sequence is MILITGGAGYIATHTLVELKKANFDFVVYDNLSNSSKEALKRVKKITGAKIKFVKGDIRDKKALRKVFKTYSIDSVIHFAGLKAVGESVAKPLKYYDNNVVGTIKLLEVMREFDCKKIVFSSSATVYGNPKSCPIDESFDVGATTNPYGTSKYMIERILEDLYISDNSFKIAILRYFNPVGAHESGLIGENPNGIPNNLMPYISQVAVGKLKELSVFGSDYETKDGTGVRDYIHVVDLANAHVKAIEYLNSSNYSFENSKINIGTGTGYSVLDMIKAFERASGKKVSYKIVDRRAGDIASCYANPKKAKEILDWEAKFNLEDMCKSSWNWQNKNPNGYKNK
- a CDS encoding RNA-binding domain-containing protein — protein: MVKEKMTQQELQNRLQDIEWEDFEVKLAIGGVPKSAWESVSAFSNTAGGWLIFGIEEKNGIFNIFGVSNPSKIEHEFLNSLNGEKFNIKIRVNSYKYNFDDKIVLAFYIPISKQKPVYFNSLSNSFIRSGSADRRATKEEIDTMFRDQSFGTKTSETIENYSIENLSSISLNQYKEYLQISNPTSNYNKLNMEEFLHKVLVLIDGKPTYAGLLFFGTRDSIQRYFVDFRIDLFEIPGNSISDAKTRYTYRLPEQENLWDYYFILFERITMRIDKPFKLDNMGFAKENYPYIDALREALVNMLMHADYFSPIKSRIRVFSDKIEFFNAGSYPKPIEYFLHSDTSMPRNPILAKLFRVVKLAENAGYGFDKMIDGWKTYTDIPIDFKTDMDTSLTTFYLEKKEAQVEAQVEAQVEAQVYLNDTEKKVLEFLSIENLSSAQLVQKLGLKSLSGSLKNAIRHLLEIKLIELTIPDRPKSPNQKYKTKQDNIKKETK
- a CDS encoding type II toxin-antitoxin system PemK/MazF family toxin, which codes for MKQYDIYLADLNPTIGREQKGTRPVLIISNEYENILDILTIIPITSLKNGRKIYPNELFLEHELEKPSILLCQQIRTISKERLVKKLTTISSLKTQEKILQILCNRFEKI